The nucleotide sequence GCAGAGAGGCTGAATATAATATCACATTATTCCTGAGGCTCCTGCATTCAAAATGACCTCCTTAGTGATAAACATCATGGTCTGTAAGTGCTAATCACAATAGTAACCAACAAAAGatctcttttttttcaaattttcatcccccagtTGGTCCTAAGGAGCTAGCTGATATTAAGATAAGATACTCCAGAATGAAAGTGAACCCTTTGAGAAGGCTGTTGTGTTGCAAAACTACATTTTCTTTCATCCCAACTCAGACAGGCTTTAGTGTTTCTTGTGAAAATAATATACCAGGCTGGCCTGATGGTCATTTACTGTTAGCGTCAGTCATAAGCCACATACTGTAATCTCAACAAGTTTAAATCTGGAATTtctataacattttaattttatttatttatttgttgttaaaGATTTTAGACTAATTACTTTTTACAGCTCATAtcaatttttgttgtttatgctGGTATTGATGATGGTGGTTTAGAACAAGAACAACATTTCAGCTTATTGTAGTGACACTGTTGGACTTCAACTCCACACAAAGTTATTCTTACCTGGTTTAGAAATTAGGCAGccctgctttatttttttagtacCAACAAGATACTTAGAATGTCCTGGGGCCACACCTTACTCCTCCACTTAGCCATGCAACCTGAGTAAGCTTTATTCAAGAAGCCTTATTATGAATCAAACAGTACATTGGAAACTGTAGCCATTGGAACAAGGTTTTTACACAAAGAAGTATAATACAAGACATTATGTGCCCTCATTttcacacatacataaacacaaatgcgctcTCAAATCGAGCTAGTCTGGTCATAATTCTCAACCAACAAGATGTTAATATTGACCATTTTAACCAGCAAGAACCTTCTGATTCACTAGGAAAACTAATCGTCAAGATATTAACTGTACAACTGGTGATTATGACactaatgtatacatttctgtgctCATTTCTGGACCCATTGTAATCAATTGTTGTTAagaattgtttatgtttttcagtGAGAGGTGTTTGCTGACAGCTTTTATTTCAGGATCAGTATCAAATAGCTATTATAAGCTGATTGTATACAGCATTCCAATATTACGAAGAAAGCAAGAATGTGACCCATTATTTAACTGAAACATGATCAGATGTAAACGTTTGTGCTGATCAAAATTTGTAAAGATGCAAACATGCATGTATTGATGCGAAGCCGCTGTAAAGGGTAAAAGATTAATGTGCCACAATCAATACAAACTGATAAAGTTCTATTGTCATGAACTGCTCTGAGGCTTGACAGGTGTTGATCTAAATGCAGCTTTATTGCATATACAAAACAGGCAATGGTCAGGGCAGGCAGAAAACAGGCATAAACTTGGTCATAACGATGATCAAAAAACAATAATCCAATAGTAGAATGCTCAGAAATGCAGggtaacacaaaaaaagactttGCAATGACAGCATGATTGAACCAGGCTTATATTGACATGGGTTATTACAAACAGATGAGGATGATCAGTGTTCAATGAGTCTGGGCAATGGGTTATGGGAAATGTACTAGTGTGCAGTGAGAGTCCGGGTGATGAGGGGAGTGCCTTCTAGTGGATTTTGAGATGGCACTCCAGCTGGTGACTGTGACGCCTATCAATTACATAAAAAGATGCAGGACAATTGTAATACTATAGGAATGTTTTGCTGGGTCACACTTAAGTAAAGGGTGCAATTCTTGCTATGAACAAATCTTTTTCCctaataaactcttaatttgttgcttatcaatagttagtaaggtagttgttaggttaaggtattgggtagaattagggatgtagagtatggtcatgcagataatgtgctttataagtgtTAATAatcagccaatatgccaataaaaagcatgctaataacaactagttaaagGCGGGGTAACTGATTTCCGAATTACGTTTTAGACAACTGAGTTGGGctgagtaccaaaacaaccttgtagccaatcagcagtaaggtgcacagtgcacaggacggacattagccgagcgctgacgaaagcgagagatggggtgtgtttgttttagtgatttcaacatcaacaacggctatgagaaattgGACACACTGCCTTTAATAGTGAACATTGCCCCCTATACCGAAGTGTTACCAACTAATCAAGTGCCCTTAATCTTCctaaaactaacaaaacatAACAGATTTTAAGCTTGGCTATAGCCTGTGAGACCAGCAAACCCGCAAGAGGAAAACACCAGGGCTGCGTTCAGGCCCGACAAAGCGgtgcaaaacgttttttaaatggaaacggTGGTGCGGATCaacaccctgttgtgatgaTGCAAGtgttgaactatggcagctgtggaggccattctttgtgttctttttgaagaattttcggAGCCTGGTGAAATTGGTATAAATacgtgttgaatactgcaaaataaatctcttctAGTATCTACAATAGTTGCATATACCGAGATGCAGCAGACACATTTAAACGACTTTACTTGGACCCATTGtgcgagctgtctctttaatactGCGTGGGTTATAtacatgttgctgctgattgggctgacattcttgacacacccaccaaacaagagaaaacgtaTCTCAAACCCCGTTGCAAACCGTTTCCAGGAAACATGTCATCCAACCCGGAAACGTTAGGAAAACGTTGCACACCGGTTTGAGGCTGAACATGCCCAAGGTGAAATTGAGAAGTTAAGTTATTGACAGTTATAGTGATTGACATGAGTACACTGATTAAGTTGGACGGCTGCCTTGAAATTTTGCACTtattcaacataaaaatatgagTTATTATATGACTTTGATTCAAAATTGATATGTTAAcgaatttgtttaaattaaattaccaAAAATTTGTTTAAGGCAGCTGGGTAACTTAATCAGTGTCCTCATGTACAAATAATTTTGACAGTGTAGGTGTATGTTTGCGGACAGAGAATGAGAGTGCTCGGGCATTCAGATTGTGGACTCTTAGTAAACAGATATAGTTAGtcattaacacattttaaacataacatcctccatttctgtctctttcctgtttttcaaaatgtaagttattacttttattaacaTGTGAGGGTTAGTCACATCATGCATTTATGAAGCATAGACTAAATGGCTCTGTTTAACAACTGGATGATATTTATGTTCTTCCAAATTCCAAATGCGATTGATCTTAGCTGGTATTTGTGTAGTGCAATGTTTGTTGGAGTTCAGTTACCTTGCTAAAGATTGTTCATGCTGTGCTGGTCTGTTGGGTTATTGACAAAGCAGagacaaatcatttaaatgtttttatttcatgtgtcttcCATTAAAGTTCTCATCTGAGGACTAATTTCTAGCTGTCCCTGTTGATCAGTTTGGAATTCGGtaagaatatgtttttttttcgcTTGCGTTCTGCCACTGTTGTGCCACTGTGAATGTGAGCAAACAACTGTTTGTGTAAGCAAAACTTAACTTTCCCTgtatgtgttattgtgtgttgtttcatttgttttattgtaagtTCCacaatgtctttttaaaatgtatttttgctcATGTCGAATCAGCAACAAACTATAACAATCTTTCCACAATGGATACCAGACACATTTCTAAAGATGTTCATTTCATTCAAGGACTTATAGCTTCAACAAAATGTTCctgttgtgtttttctaaattaacatatttaagtaatttaaatCAACAATTAAACACCATCAAatacattatcatttttaaattataatggggATTTCAGTTCTGCTGTATTTCCAGGGTCTGCTGTCAAGATGAAGAGACTCTTCCTCTGTCTCTCAGTGTTGGTTATGTTTTGGTCTGACAGGGCACTCTCCAAATCAGGTGAGATTATatctcttttataaaaaaaaatatgaaattgtaCGATAATTCAATAATTGCTTGACTATTTAAGTTTGATTCAGTACTAAAGCAATTTGTTGTAGCCTGTAATCTCTGATACTGACTGTGATATTGCACTCTCATCCCTGTATGTATTTTTGGTCAGTATTTTCTAACAGCCCTAAAGCACACATGCTCCTCCGTTCAAGAAGAGCTAACACTTTCATGGAGGAACTAAAGCCTGCATCATTGGAGCGCGAGTGTAAGGAGGAAGTCTGTGATTTCGAAGAGGCGAGAGAAATCTTTCAAACAAGGGAGGCGACGGTCAGTCATGCCACGTTTTAAATcgtacagatttttttctaaattatgaTCCACTAATGATCTTTTCCTCTCTTAGCTGGAATTCTGGACTGTGTATAAAGGTTAGTCTGATTAGGCTTGTAAAATATCTCGGTAAGACATTATAACCAATACTCATTGCATGTGCTGTGTGCTTTTAGATGGAAACCAGTGCATCTCAAACCCCTGTGTTTATGGAAAGTGTGTGGACTTGTTTCAGGATTACTCCTGCAACTGCAATCCTGGGTTTGAAGGGAGACACTGTGACCTACGTGAGCCTCTTGCTCTCTTTTTCCATTTGATCTTCCTCTTTTGAGTGCTTTAACTGTGGTTTTTGACATGCCGCGACGCCCTTAGGCTGAAAAGCAATGGTGTGGGTGTATAAATATCTTGTGATTTTTGTCTTCAGCTAGCACAGCCACTAACTGCTCTGTGAACAACGGGGACTGTGATCATGATTGCCATATGAAAGAGGATGGCCTCGGTCGCGCATGCAGTTGTATTGAAGGATACAAACTCCAAGACAACGCTAGAAATTGTGCTCCCAAAAGTAAGTAGCATTTTAAGGTCTGAACGTAAACCTTTTGATTGGCTCAACTTTATGGCACTAGGAGGCCACACATGGCACTAGCAGGCCACACATATAATGATATCTGTGTATATTGAATCCACTGTAAGCATCTGCTAAACACggggttctcaaactttttgaATCCAAGGCTCCCCACTGTACTCAATAATATTCAAAGGCCCCCCTCCCACTTACAAAGATTCaatatttttaccaaataaattatttacGACCTTGACAttaactgaaaaacaaacatttattcataattaaaatGGCCAAATAAGACATATCTTGGTCAGGACCAAGGATTGAGGCCCCCTTGAAGGTCAGCTGGGACCCCCTTGTGGGCTATACTTGATTGATATAAAATTACTTTAATTcagcacaaataaaatatgtaaaatatacaaaaatccAGTCTGAGCTAGAGTCAAAAGTACTTCTTGAGTGGCAACTATTACATCCACCAATAAACCAAGTGGGACATGAACGAGAAACTGAGTTGGGTGGAAAAAAAGGCGGTCTCCAGtacacattacacaaacataatttcagaaaatatatgcaaataaaaaattacatttatgtttgcAGTTTGGGAGAAATagatcacagaatgaaacaacaatTATAATTCTACTTAAAtacatacctataaataataggttcagtaaaacacacaaataaacacttctGAGCCCCTTATATTTTTCATGGTCtatgtgtttctttttcatttacagATGAGGCATCATGCGGCCAGATTCAGATTGTAAGATCATCCTTTTCTAGTAAGCCTCTTAAGGGGTTACAGCCATGGGTTATGGGTGGTACTGTTGGTAAAAAGGGAGAGAGTCCCTGGCAGGTATTATcgtatttaatataaatgatcaCCGCTTTACCAAATATTTGAAACACCTATTTTGGCATCAATGGTTTTATACAGCTTATTTCAATATGTGTGTATTTTGCAGGCTCTTATACTAAATCATTTGGGCAGGTTTCATTGTGGTGGAGTTCTGATTGATGAAAACTGGGTTCTCACTGCTGCTCACTGCCTAGAGACAAGCACACGTTTCTCTGTCAGACTGGGTACAGAACTCACTTTTGACAGCCCATTTGACAGCATTATCCTTTTTATCCTCACATTTAGCCGATGATACTTTCGATATCAAACAGCTGAACATGGCATTGcaaataagtttatttaaaacgtttaaaactaacttattttatatttattttattaattacgtatatatatttgtttgtttatagtttcttatttatttgattaagggtttcacacaaatatttttttttacattttattgctgCTTAATTTAtctattttcaattatttatatttatggaaGTGGGGGGGATACTCAAATAAAGGGCTACTTTCGCATCAGTATGAATTTCACTTTttcaatttgttatttttcctcAGGTGACTATGACCGGTACAAGCATGAACAAACAGAACAAACTCTTTTGGTCAAACAACACATCATGCACCCCCAATACAACCCGGTCACAGTGGACAATGACATAGCTCTGTTGCAGTTGTCTGGACCAGCAAAACTTTCCCAATACATACTTCCAGCATGCCTTCCTAGCCGCAACCTTGCAGAACGGATGCTGCATCGCAATGGCACATTGACAATAGTCACTGGCTGGGGAAAGGATAATGAGACAGCACAACGTTTCAGCTCAACTCTCAACTTCATGGAAATTCCACTTGTAGACCATAAAGAGTGTTCCAAATATATGATGAACAATCTGACACAGAACATGTTATGTGCTGGTGTGCTGGGGCAGATCAAAGATGCTTGTGAGGGGGACAGTGGGGGTCCAATGATGACGCTGTTTCATGATACGTGGTTTCTCATTGGTCTGGTGTCCTGGGGAGAAGGCTGTGGGCACAGAAACAAACTTGGCATCTACACTAAAGTATCCAGCTATTTGGATTGGATAGATAGTGTTCGTCAAGGGCAGGGTCAAGCTTAGGTCCCCAACATGTCTTCAGATCATCATAAAAATGTGCTTAAATTGTTCCTATTACTTTCAGTAAATAATTTACATGGAATGCACATTGTTGCAGTTATTTCACTGTCTGCAAGTGAAAAGAAACTAGACTGTCAGTAATGTAGTAAATATTATACATTCCTTGTTTTATTGGATTAGAATTTATACAGAATATTTGCATATTGTTATTTTCAAGTATTATGCAATAATGTGATTATGTTAGTGGTAagcagagaaatgaaaaaataaatacagtacaacACGACTCAACAAATGCTGTGCTAAATACAGTGTTTACTCTTTAGTGTTTAACCTGATTTGGTACAGAAAAACTGTGAGCTGTGGGCAGTAAAACGAACTTGTCATCTATACCAAAGTATCCAACTATTTGGATTGGATAGATAGTATTCGTCAGGGGCAGGGTAAAGCTTAGGTCCCCAACATGTCTTCAGATCATCATAAAAATGTGCTTAAATTGTTCCTATATTTCTTTCAATAATATGATTTAAAGTTAcattaaatgtatgcattcagcagacgcttttatccaaagcaacttacattatcctatacatttgtttccgaGTATGTGCAATCTCATGGGAACGTATCCAAGGCCTCGCGtcgttaacacaatgctcttaccactgagctacaggaaagctacatgGAATGCACATTGTTGCGGTTAATTCACTGTCTGTATGTTAAAAGAAATTAGACTGCCAGTCAGTAATGAAGTAAATGTTAcacattctttattttattgggCTAGAATTTATACAGAATATTTGCATATTGTCATTTTCAGCATTTGCATCTTGCTAGAAGTATTAAGTCATTAAGTGatatattaataatcattaaaaaaaaaaacagtacaacAAGACTCAACAAATACTGTCCTAAATACAGTGTTTACTCCGTAGCGTTTAACCTGATTTTAACAAAATTCAGGAAAAGATGCTGCACACGGAACCAAGTGCATCTGTTACCATTCCTGAAGATGCACAATTATAGATAGtacaacatattttatattctaaACAAAATCCTAGATAGCAAAGGGTTATTGCATGAAAATGCTTGATGAAAATAAGGCAAACAAACAATCAATGGTCAATAATATACTCTTAGATTAACGCATTCATTTCTTCACAAATTGTCCTCAACATGTTCAGTATTGTTTCCATCGTTCCACCACTCTTACACTCAGCACTGGCTCCCCACGGTGTTCTGTGTTGAGCCCATTGCTGAACTCACTCTACACGCATGACTGTTTCCCAGCACATTACTCAAATTCAGAGAACATTTTAACATACTAGAGAGCATTTTAACATACTGCCTCACAGTGTGGTATACAGGCTGTTCAGCAGGAGACAAGAAACCACTAGAGAGGGTCATCATACAGAACAGAACATTATAGGCTGCCCTCTTTCTTCACTTCAGGAGATTGTGGACACTCGTTACCTTTCTAGAGTTAAACATATTGTAACAGACCGTAACCTTCCTGGCCACTCTGTATTTGACCTCGTGGCCTCAGGTACGATATAGGTCAATAAAAGCTTGTTCCTCTAGATTTATGAACAGTTTGTACCCAAAGACCATTCAACATATATAATGTTTCTGTACCTTCAATTGTTATAGCTTATTTTGTAGGACATCCACTCTATTTATGATGTACACCTGCATTCATTTATGTGCAATATACAGTGCAGTTTTACTGAAGTTCTGAATTGATTGTGAACATATGTATTTATGTCAAATATTGGTTGTGTGATGGGTATGTAGCTGTAAGGGCATACACAAAATTTCATTGTAATGCAATAACAATAAAGGcatttatctatctatctatctatctatctatctatctatctatctatctatctatctatctatctatctatctatctatctatctatctatctatctatctatatctgAAGAATGTCCTGTCTGTGGAAAGAGCCTCTGTTTTGGAGGAGTGGAAGaactttcgtttttttttacctgTGTGGGTCTGAAAAGCACACAAAATTATAATAACTATTCAACTATTTCTCTTACTTAAAGCAACATTCCCCCGGGTCCTAGTGCACGTACGCATgcgcactttaaaaaaaacagcgcttgttttttcatgacaaactaaaagatgtcaaaataatttattatgtatttcgAATGATGGAAATAGAATGCGCTTTATGTTTCTTGCTTAGTTTGCTCGAACCGCAACTGGGAGGGATTTAAACCGCAATTGTGCCATGCAAACCCCCAGAGGATTTTGATTGGTTCATTTAATGTCGCATGTTGTAGTTTTGGTTCAATGTCCATAGTTGTAGTATCTTGGGATACTAACAAAAAGATGACTCTTTTGAGGACCCATCACAGCTTCAGACATGCACACAATAGCATTCACTTGCGCAGAACACTGCTTCTTCACAGGATTTCACAATGCCCCATACACAATCCGTTACTGCCCCCTGCTGGACAAATCTTTTTGAGATTAAATATTTTGCGGAATATTTTGAGATTttgtaaaaaagaataaaagactAACCCCCTCCCCCAACCTAAAACTTTCTCATGTGAAGGGGCAACACAATAGGATGGTAGCACAAAATGTCAGAACATcattgattgatttttttaataattggtAATAGAAACTGCAGTGCTCGCAGTGGTTAGAGAAATTGCGATTtctgaaattaaaatacaaGAATAGGCATAGTTACTATTTTTGTATCAATGTAAAGACATTTTTGTTACGGAGTCTTTATTGGTTGAAACTTGTATCATGCCATGGCCGTAACTTCACGTTGCATTGAACTTGCTTTGCttataaaaaatctttttgtttcgttatattgtatattcaattgatgcattttgaaaaattgtaacaaaactttaaactacgatgaaaatgtattttttaatattcttttcaCTACTGTCTCTACCTCCTGCCATCCataaaggagtagttcattttcaaaataaattttcatgataatcTACTCACCCCTATATCATCCAAGATTATTTAGATgagtttatgtatttgtttctctagtcaaaaagaaattaaggttttctatgaaaacattccaggacttttctccatatagtggacctcaatggactccaaatggttAAAGGTAAAAATTACAGCTTCAAAGGGCTATAAACGATACCAGACTATGAATAAGGGCCTTGTCTTGCGAAACGATCtgtcattttcaacaaaaaaaaaaatatatgctttataattataaacacaaatgcttgtCTTGCTCTGTTCTGCTATGCGCATTCATGACTTCACGTTATACGTAATCACGTTAAAAAAGGTCATGCTTGACGAAGGTGGAAGTActgagtcagtgtttacaaacCTGGAGGACCATTCAAAAGTTGTTGGATGTTCGATGACACATATTCAAATGTCTTTGTGTCCGTTTATTGTTCAAAATGGTAATTTCGTGTGCGTTTTGTGGGTgttgtaatattaaaaaagcGTTATCTTTTCAACGTTATTACGTATAAGGGGAATTCATGAACACGCATCACAGAACAGACCCAGacaagcatttgtgtttataaagcatatacatttaaaaaaatagtaaatggggttgagtaaattatcatgaacatttattttgaaaatgaactactcctttaataaaatCCAGCCTATTTGTAACTCCTCCCACGATCACTACTCTGAGTAAACTGTGAAACGTTATGGATGAGCTGTGTTAACCTCCTTATATCCTTGTGAGCAGTCTTTATCGCATATGAAGTCCATACTTACATCTGTCAAGGTTGACAGAGTTTCAATGTTCAATGTATGACCTGAGTTCCATGGCTTTACAAACAGCTAACTTTTTACCAGTGATCCTTCCatcaagaaaaataataaaataaaactgccgGATAACAAAACCTGAGGATAATAATTTAAGGCACATATCCTAATTTAAAGGGACAAATAAGTTTAAACACGCTACACAATAAAGTGTCTGGGCCTTAGATATAGaaaccaataaaaataattctaagAACAGGTACAAAGTAAATATTGGTGGCAagttaaagagtacatattaCGAGATCATGTAATGTTGccatgtgtgaatgtaagcagtctgccaagttgtaaagccgaaggAGAATGATTCACAAAGtaattggcttggaaaaaaaggGAGTAAATTCTGAATAACGCAAACGAGTCGTGCCCTAGTCCGTTTCCTGAACCACTGCGGATTCacatcactacatatagtctccgcctacgttttgctaggactgcccgcaaAAACTTCACTGTTCTCCCCCAAACACATTTGcgacagaccaatcacagcagactagaccatctgaccaatcagatcagagtaggctggcGGAAAGGatgggattagacagatgattCGCCGAAACTAATCATTTGTCAGTCAAGAAGTTAGGTAAGAAAATGGcctattatgaaaaaataatagtgcaggaccttaaaaatcaaggAATGTTTACTCTTTAAAGTGAAGAAGGATTGGATCGTCTCCTGGCTGACCTCTGGATCTTCAGCTCCTGTTCATATAGCTCCAACTGAGTCCAAAATCCTGGGTTAGGTTCCACCACTGGCCGGGCACTTTTCACGACCTGTTGGAACAAATGAGAATTAGAAACACCACAAAATGGCACAAGAACTTAGAAGGGATCTATAGTTTTTATCGATAAAATTGCACTTCATTGTAATATTATTTGGTAGTTCCTAAAAAAACAACCTTTATAGTTACACAAAGTAAAAGCAACATTAATTACGAAACAAGTTAGTTATGTTAGTTACAATTAAGGTTCATAAGCAGAGATATGATAAACTTGGATGAACGGAACAACTTAATTAGTTGTTTCCTgaccaaaatatttaaagtaaataaccTTTTATACCTGAAAGGCATCCGTTAAAGTGAGTCCTTGGTGCTTCATTAAATAGGCTACACATACAGTAGCTGAGCGACTGCGTCCATTCTTGCAGTACACAATGGTGCGGCCACCCCTCTGAGCCTCGCTTGCTATGGCATCAGCACAGCGGTCAAAATATTTGGACAGGTCTTCATTAGGGTCATCATAGACGGGCACACGCAAAGTGCTGACCCGTGAAGAGGGAAAGGGCTGCTGTTTAGACACATTGATACAGAAAGTGATCGCCTCCGTCTGGATCAGTTCATCATTACAGGCTGACCGTGCATTACTGATCAATAGACAGTCAGTAACTGTGCACAATTGCAGCATCTTGAACAATATGTGAGCCTTTACGCTTGTTAATGTGTCTTGAATGTCTTGAGCATTACATTCGACGATCCACTAATAAAACACATAAGTGCTCCTATAATAGAGAAAGATGTATAGGTTAGATAGTAGTATACACTCCAAACTGTAAGTCTTATGCATGAGCTGGAAGAACTGATTGAAGATTTCCCTCTGGTCCTAATGCCCTCGTTTTGTGCCAGCATTAATTCTCACTTCATAAGGAACTGTTGATAAAATCAGAGAAAAGAGAACAATGTTTTGGTAAATATACCGAGGACAACCTCAttcaaaaataacataattataaatgaatcaatgaatacatttaaacatccaAAATAACTATTGTGTTGCCCTCTAGATCCTATCTACACATTAAAACCTCccatatttggaagaacttttttttaataattatccAAATAAATAACCTCAACATTGAATAAGAAATCACTCTGACCTACAGTTTAATCTGGGGGTTGATCCTCGAAACAGATTTGACAGCGTCTCTTCTGTCTCCATCGCCTCCACTACAGTACTCGGAGGTCAAATAAACGTGAAGAGAACACATGCTGCAGCTGGCTGACCCCGCCCACATCTGTGAATCGTACTCTAATAAGCAGAGTCAGAGCCAATGGCAGTGTAGGACTGTAAATAGCTGTTACTTGAAACCTGAGGTTGCCATCCATCTGACACAATCTAAATTTTATGCCTGCTGATGTTTTTTTAGTTGAGTCTTCAAAGGACAGGACAGGAAAATGTACTGTTCGGGATATGGATGGGATATTGCTCGGAGGAAGATGTTCACAATCTGAGCATAGCGCCACTACATACAATCTACGctctttataaataacattaagcATTAGGCAGTTTTTAGACACTAATAATCAATATTTCGCAGTAGTAATACTAGAAGCAAAAAAGAATACGCAATCTGAGCGTAACAAATATCCGTTATCCACACTCCCGCCGTTACGTATGGCGTCATAACGTCATTTCCGGTATTCAAAGCAACGAGATGAGAGGAAGCCTCGAGATGGAGGCAGGGGGGTAATTTAACGCAAAATAACAAGTTGATAGCTAATTTGGAGACGGTTGACTTATCATTTTCAG is from Triplophysa dalaica isolate WHDGS20190420 chromosome 3, ASM1584641v1, whole genome shotgun sequence and encodes:
- the proca gene encoding vitamin K-dependent protein C, giving the protein MKRLFLCLSVLVMFWSDRALSKSVFSNSPKAHMLLRSRRANTFMEELKPASLERECKEEVCDFEEAREIFQTREATLEFWTVYKDGNQCISNPCVYGKCVDLFQDYSCNCNPGFEGRHCDLPSTATNCSVNNGDCDHDCHMKEDGLGRACSCIEGYKLQDNARNCAPKNEASCGQIQIVRSSFSSKPLKGLQPWVMGGTVGKKGESPWQALILNHLGRFHCGGVLIDENWVLTAAHCLETSTRFSVRLGDYDRYKHEQTEQTLLVKQHIMHPQYNPVTVDNDIALLQLSGPAKLSQYILPACLPSRNLAERMLHRNGTLTIVTGWGKDNETAQRFSSTLNFMEIPLVDHKECSKYMMNNLTQNMLCAGVLGQIKDACEGDSGGPMMTLFHDTWFLIGLVSWGEGCGHRNKLGIYTKVSSYLDWIDSVRQGQGQA
- the dusp28 gene encoding dual specificity phosphatase 28 gives rise to the protein MLQLCTVTDCLLISNARSACNDELIQTEAITFCINVSKQQPFPSSRVSTLRVPVYDDPNEDLSKYFDRCADAIASEAQRGGRTIVYCKNGRSRSATVCVAYLMKHQGLTLTDAFQVVKSARPVVEPNPGFWTQLELYEQELKIQRSARRRSNPSSL